The region AAGATTATAAATAATATCATATAAATACAACTTACTTTCTTTCATATGAAAAGTTTTATCTTCATCTCTTGTAATATTATAATGGTCAAAATTTCCTAATATAATCTTATAGCTATCTTTGTCGTAAATGCATAGCCAAGAATTATTGCTAATATTTTGAAAACTAGATAGTGCCTTGTCAAAATCAATCCCTATAAAATCTTTCTCAGGCTGGGAAAATTTTAGATCACTTTCAAATTTGTTTATAAAATCCATGACATAAGAAAAGCAATAGTAAGTAGCCGTAAGCGAAATAATCATTAAAATAGAGGCAATATAAAGCCCAAAAACTGAGTGCAAATTCCTTAATTTAGCGAGACCACGAAAATTGAAATTTAAGCTCATTGATTTTTTTAAATTTCGCTTTAAATCAGGCATATAAAGATAGATACCGGAAAAAATAAAAAATAAAATTCCAAGGTTGGCTAACGTAATAATCCACTCCCCAATTTTTTCATAGCCAAATATTTCGAAGCCAAGATTAAAATGTAAAGAGTATATAAAATTTAAAAATTTATTTGAAGCAATATTGCTACCAATAAAAGTACCATCTTTAGAGTAAAAATAAAAGCTTCTACTTTTATCATTTTCGTATCCTCTAAAGCCAACATAATAATCTCCGAAAACTATACGCTCTAGAGCAAAATTTTGGTTTTTTTTCTTTAAATCTGTCAAAATTGTATTAAGGCTCTTTTGCTCTCCTCTCATCTGTCCATAGTAAACTTTGTCGATCAAATGACTATAATCATTAAAAAAGCTTATCATAATCCCAGATATTGATAAATTTAAAAAAATCAAAGCGCAAACAAAACCCAAATAAAGGTGTAATTTTTTTATCATTTTTTTCAAAGCAAGCCTTAAAGGTATATTTTTGGGCTAGAAAATCTAGCCCAAAAACTTAAAAAGGAGTTTTATAAACTAAAATTCGTATTCAGCCCTTAGCATAAAATTGCGTGGCTCGCCATTTGTATACCGACCCCAATCATTTAAGATATGTTTTTTGTTGAGAGCGTTGTTGATATTTGCTTGAACTTTAAATTTAGGTGTAACTTGATAATTTGCATGCAAGTTTAAAATTCCGAAAGCTGGAGTATCAAATTTCTTATCATCCCAAGCTAAATATGTAGCATTTCTCCAACTATAATCACCGCCAACGTTAACTCCTTTAAGGATTTCATAGTCGAGAGCAAATTTAAAAGTTTTTGTTGGAATGTAAGTGTTTAAAGGTTGTTTTTTATGATCTTTTGCGACCGCATAAGTATAACCTCCATAAATATTTAGGTTACCAATATTTCCGCTTAGTCCAACTTCAAATCCTCTTGTTTTAGCACCATTTACTGGTTCATAAATCCAAATTGTATCGTGTTCTATAGATTTAACAAGCGAAGCAACTCCATTTCGTCTTGTTTCAAAAACCGCTAAATTAGTGTTTATATTTCCATCTAAAAATTGCGATTTCAAACCTATTTCATAGTTCGTTCCGACTATAGGTTTAAGTTTTTTCTTGTTTTCGTCAATTTCAGCTTGTGGAGTAAAAATATCGGTTATACTTGCATAAATTGTATGTCCTTTGATATATTCATAAGTTAAACCAAAATATTTAGATACATTATTATTTTTATAATCTTCAGCTTCATACCAGCTACCTTGATCTGTTTTTGTAACTCTTGAATACTTAGTGAGTCTTAAACCGAGTAAGACTGAAAGATTGTCTGTCAAATTAGTGTTATTAATAAGACTAATTGAATTTTGGGTTGTTTTCATATTTGCCTTATCGGCTAATTCGTAATCTGGTCTACCTTGATTAAACTTGCCTTCAAAAAATCTGCCACTAAAATCAAAAGAATCCCAAATTCCTGCTGCGGTAGTAGGTTTGTAAATATCAAAATTTAATTTATTTTTATTACTTTGAAGAGTAAGAGCAAATTGATTAGCAATATTTGCTATTTCGTAATCACCGCTTAGTTTAGCCGTTAAAACATCAATTTTTCTATCTGCTTTTGTAAATAAAGACGATGCTTTTGTAAAATTT is a window of Campylobacter sp. RM16189 DNA encoding:
- a CDS encoding TonB-dependent receptor → MQAAEEVKLDAIEVASDYLGESTEDSNSYGYKASKAATGLELSILKTPQSTDALTSKNLKQTTSSSYEANDALNRVVGVSFRKRDPERFEIHSRNSEVDSISIDGVTLQNAQHNGISEVGLTDTSLLDRIEIVRGATGLMKGAGEPSANINLVRKVPHVTKDFARLGLSYGSWDFKRVDTDLSYALNKDRSIRARLNFALQDRDYFVDRYKSRKGVVAGVVDFDIGDSSLLRIGADYINTKNKATMWSGLFRKDASGNTLDFPIGYNFSPSWASSSSVVTTQFLNFRHFFDNDFELDLSYNHQNFKQDWYRFDVDNSTYINGNFTKASSLFTKADRKIDVLTAKLSGDYEIANIANQFALTLQSNKNKLNFDIYKPTTAAGIWDSFDFSGRFFEGKFNQGRPDYELADKANMKTTQNSISLINNTNLTDNLSVLLGLRLTKYSRVTKTDQGSWYEAEDYKNNNVSKYFGLTYEYIKGHTIYASITDIFTPQAEIDENKKKLKPIVGTNYEIGLKSQFLDGNINTNLAVFETRRNGVASLVKSIEHDTIWIYEPVNGAKTRGFEVGLSGNIGNLNIYGGYTYAVAKDHKKQPLNTYIPTKTFKFALDYEILKGVNVGGDYSWRNATYLAWDDKKFDTPAFGILNLHANYQVTPKFKVQANINNALNKKHILNDWGRYTNGEPRNFMLRAEYEF
- a CDS encoding PepSY-associated TM helix domain-containing protein, with the protein product MIKKLHLYLGFVCALIFLNLSISGIMISFFNDYSHLIDKVYYGQMRGEQKSLNTILTDLKKKNQNFALERIVFGDYYVGFRGYENDKSRSFYFYSKDGTFIGSNIASNKFLNFIYSLHFNLGFEIFGYEKIGEWIITLANLGILFFIFSGIYLYMPDLKRNLKKSMSLNFNFRGLAKLRNLHSVFGLYIASILMIISLTATYYCFSYVMDFINKFESDLKFSQPEKDFIGIDFDKALSSFQNISNNSWLCIYDKDSYKIILGNFDHYNITRDEDKTFHMKESKLYLYDIIYNLHTGFFNRFTQIVWVICCIVLLVVVWLGIKMGFRKRKKLDTKFNNLSMIDFLRNILNVTKFP